A genomic window from Pungitius pungitius chromosome 12, fPunPun2.1, whole genome shotgun sequence includes:
- the LOC119220655 gene encoding aconitate hydratase, mitochondrial-like, with the protein MRATHSSLSVNKMASYCLTVTRLRLALGTGSRRFHVSSAFSAKAKVAMSRFEPASSINYEKMHENINIVRRRLSRPLTLSEKIVYGHLDDPAGQDIERGRTYLRLRPDRVAMQDATAQMAMLQFISSGLPRVAVPSTIHCDHLIEAQIGGPEDLQRAKEVNEEVYNFLATAAAKYGVGFWKPGSGIIHQIILENYAYPGVMLIGTDSHTPNGGGLGSICIGVGGADAVDVMAGIPWELKCPNVIGVKLTGALSGWTSPKDVILKVAGILTVKGGTGAIVEYHGPGVDSISCTGMATICNMGAEIGATTSIFPYNHRMKTYMEKTGRGEISAVADQFKEDLVPDNGCEYDQLIEINLSELKPHINGPFTPDLAHPVSEIGATAKKNNWPLEVKVGLIGSCTNSSYEDMGRAASLAKQALDRGMKCKAQFTVTPGSEQIRATIERDGYAKILSDVGGIVLANACGPCIGQWDRKDVKKGEKNTIVTSYNRNFTARNDANPATHAFVTSPEIVTAMAIAGTLDFNPETDYLTAPNGEKFMLEAPTGDELPSKDFDPGQDTYQYPPAESSAVMVNVSPSSNRLQLLEPFDKWQGKDLEDMRVLIKVKGKCTTDHISAAGPWLKFRGHLDNISNNMLIGAVNIDNDAVNKVKNLLTGEFGGVPDVARHYKANGVNWVVVGDENYGEGSSREHAALEPRHLGGRAIIVKSFARIHETNLKKQGLLPLTFADPQDYDKIRPDDNISISGLKSLAPGKPLTAVITHSDGSQESFPLNHTFNETQIDWFKAGSALNRMKELQ; encoded by the exons ATGAGGGCGACACATTCATCTTTGTCAGTGAACAAAATGGCGTCTTACTGCTTAACTGTCACTAGGCTTCGG CTGGCCCTTGGAACCGGGTCAAGGCGTTTTCATGTCTCCTCAGCCTTCAGTGCCAAGGCCAAGGTGGCCATGAGCCGCTTTGAGCCTGCCTCAAGCATAAACTATGAGAAGATGCATGAGAACATCAACATTGTGCGCAGAAG GCTCAGCAGGCCTCTCACTCTGTCGGAGAAGATTGTATACGGTCACCTGGATGATCCAGCAGGCCAGGACATCGAAAGAGGACGCACCTATCTGCGCCTGCGTCCAGACCGCGTAGCGATGCAGGATGCCACCGCTCAAATGGCAATGCTTCAATTCATCAGCAGTGGTCTTCCTAGGGTGGCTGTCCCCTCCACCATCCACTGTGATCATCTGATTGAGGCTCAGATCGGAGGGCCGGAGGACCTGCAAAGGGCAAAG GAAGTTAATGAGGAAGTGTACAACTTTCttgccactgctgctgccaaATATGGAGTAGGTTTCTGGAAACCTGGATCTGGAATCATTCATCAG ATCATCCTGGAGAATTATGCCTATCCTGGAGTGATGTTGATTGGTACGGACTCCCACACTCCCAATGGCGGTGGCCTGGGGTCCATCTGTATTGGAGTAGGTGGAGCTGATGCCGTGGATGTCATGGCTGGAATCCCTTGGGAGCTCAAGTGTCCTAAC gTGATTGGCGTGAAGCTGACCGGAGCCTTGTCAGGCTGGACCTCTCCGAAGGACGTCATCCTGAAGGTGGCTGGCATCCTGACTGTGAAGGGCGGTACTGGTGCCATAGTGGAGTATCACGGGCCTGGAGTTGACTCCATCTCCTGCACTG GGATGGCGACTATCTGTAACATGGGTGCTGAGATTGGAGCCACCACGTCCATTTTCCCTTACAACCACCGCATGAAGACGTACATGGAGAAAACTGGCAGAGGAG AGATTTCAGCTGTGGCTGATCAGTTCAAAGAGGACTTGGTCCCAGATAATGGCTGTGAATACGACCAGTTGATAGAGATTAACCTGAGCGAG TTGAAGCCCCACATCAACGGACCATTTACGCCCGACTTGGCTCATCCTGTGTCTGAGATTGGAGCTACAGCCAAGAAGAACAACTGGCCCCTGGAGGTTAAAGTTG GTTTGATCGGCAGCTGCACTAACTCGAGCTACGAGGACATGGGCCGTGCAGCCTCTCTGGCCAAGCAGGCTCTGGATAGAGGCATGAAGTGTAAGGCCCAGTTCACGGTCACCCCCGGCTCTGAGCAGATCCGTGCAACTATCGAGAGAGATGGATAT GCCAAGATCCTGAGTGATGTTGGTGGAATCGTCCTCGCCAATGCGTGTGGACCCTGCATTGGACAATGGGACAG gAAGGAtgtgaaaaaaggagaaaagaatacGATTGTCACTTCATACAACAGGAACTTCACAGCTAGGAATGACGCTAACCCAGCAACTCATGCTTTTGTCACCTCTCCCGAG ATTGTCACTGCCATGGCGATCGCCGGCACCCTTGACTTCAACCCAGAGACAGACTACCTGACGGCCCCCAATGGAGAGAAGTTCATGCTGGAAGCCCCCACCGGTGACGAGCTCCCCTCAAAAGACTTCGACCCGGGCCAGGACACCTACCAGTACCCCCCCGCCGAGAGCAGCGCAGTAATG GTGAACGTGAGCCCATCCAGCAACCGTCTGCAGCTTCTGGAGCCCTTTGACAAGTGGCAAGGAAAGGACTTGGAAGACATGAGGGTCCTCATCAAG GTGAAGGGGAAGTGCACCACCGACCACATCAGTGCTGCCGGGCCCTGGCTGAAATTCCGTGGTCACCTGGACAACATCTCCAACAACATGCTGATCGGCGCAGTCAACATTGACAATGACGCTGTCAACAAGGTCAAGAACCTCCTGACAGGGGAATTCGGAGGTGTTCCGGATGTGGCCCGGCACTACAAG GCCAATGGAGTGAATTGGGTGGTGGTTGGAGATGAGAACTATGGAGAGGGGTCCAGTAGAGAGCATGCTGCCCTGGAGCCACGCCACTTAGGAGGACGCGCCATTATCGTCAAGAGCTTTGCCAGAATCCACG AGACAAATCTAAAGAAGCAGGGCCTGCTGCCTTTGACTTTTGCCGACCCCCAAGACTACGACAAAATTCGCCCTGATGACAATATTTCAATCAGTGGGCTGAAATCCCTTGCTCCCGGCAAG CCCCTGACTGCAGTCATCACGCACAGCGATGGCAGCCAGGAGTCCTTCCCTCTTAACCACACCTTCAATGAGACGCAGATCGATTGGTTCAAGGCTGGCTCTGCTCTCAACAGGATGAAGGAACTCCAGTAA
- the polr3h gene encoding DNA-directed RNA polymerase III subunit RPC8 codes for MFVLVEMIDTVRIPPWNFPRQLNEAIAEELNKKLANKVVYNVGLCICLYDVTKLEDSYIFPGDGASHTKVHFRYVVFHPFLDEILLGKIKYCSQEGVHVTMGFFDDILIPPESLQQPAKFDEAEQVWLWEYETDEGAHDLYMDQGEEIRFRVTDEVFVDTSPTGPAAAVTETPAQPGQPAAEASAEKKEPPYTLIGTICDPGLGLLSWWNS; via the exons ATGTTCGTGTTGGTGGAGATGATCGACACTGTCAGGATCCCGCCGTGGAACTTCCCGAGGCAACTGAATGAGGCCATAGCCGAGGAGCTCAACAAGAAGCTGGCCAACAAG GTGGTCTACAACGTTGGCCTGTGCATCTGCTTGTACGACGTCACCAAGCTGGAGGATTCCTACATATTCCCCGGGGACGGAGCCTCACACACTAAAG ttcacttCAGGTATGTCGTCTTTCACCCTTTTCTTGATGAGATCCTGCTCGGCAAGATCAAGTACTGCAGTCAAGAGGGAGTTCATG TGACGATGGGCTTCTTTGATGACATACTCATCCCACCGGAGTCTCTTCAGCAGCCCGCAAAATT TGACGAAGCAGAGCAGGTTTGGCTGTGGGAATACGAGACAGACGAGGGGGCTCATGACCTCTATATGGACCAAGGGGAGGAGATCCGTTTTCGGGTGACCGATGAGGTCTTTGTGGACACTTCGCCGACGGGCCCGGCTGCCGCTGTGACGGAGACGCCGGCTCAACCGGGGCAGCCGGCGGCTGAGGCCAGCGCGGAGAAGAAGGAGCCACCATACACCCTGATT GGGACCATCTGTGACCCGGGGCTCGGGCTGCTGTCGTGGTGGAACAGTTAA
- the csdc2b gene encoding cold shock domain-containing protein C2, whose amino-acid sequence MADPGLTSPSRTPLRSPNASLSLSFPFLREGSRIWEDGKQQPLPRDLPSPLPTKRNRTYSATVRATSGPVFKGVCKNFSRSQGHGFLRPSHGGEDIFVHISDIEGEYVPVEGDEVTYKVSRVPPKNLKVQAVEVKIIHLNPGTKHETWSGQIMSS is encoded by the exons ATGGCAGACCCCGGCCTCACGTCGCCCTCCAGGACCCCGCTACGCTCCCCCAAcgcctctctcagcctctcctTCCCCTTCCTGAGGGAGGGTAGCCGCATATGGGAGGATGGGAAACAGCAGCCGCTGCCTCGGGACTTGCCCAGCCCGCTGCCAACTAAACGCAACCGCACCTACTCAGC TACGGTACGTGCTACCTCAGGTCCCGTGTTTAAGGGCGTGTGTAAGAACTTCTCCAGGTCACAAGGTCACGGCTTCCTCCGACCGTCCCACGGTGGAGAAGACATCTTTGTTCACATCTCAGA CATCGAGGGGGAGTACGTCCCAGTAGAGGGCGACGAGGTCACGTACAAAGTCAGTCGAGTCCCTCCCAAGAACCTGAAAGTGCAGGCGGTGGAGGTGAAGATCATACATCTCAACCCAGGGACGAAACACGAGACCTGGTCTGGGCAGATCATGAGCTCGTAG